The genomic stretch TTCATAAAACTGCCATCAACGCTCCCACTAAGCACCAGTTTGTCTACCGAATATCATCACGTTACGCTATATGTCTTCTACCCCCTTGGACCTACTTTGGGTCAGTTTGTGTGCCTGTCTCGTTTTCCTGATGCAGGCCGGGTTTCTTTGTCTTGAGTCAGGGCTCACCCGCACCAAGAACAATATCAACGTCGCTCTCAAAAATCTTACCGACTTCGGCATATCAGTACTGATTTTTTGGGCTTGTGGTTATGGATTCATGTTTGGTGATTCATGGCATGGCTGGTTAGGCACGAATCATTTCTTTTTCGAAGTCGGTCAAGGTATCGCACCGCAAATCACCAGTTTTTTCTTCCAAGCCATGTTCTGCGGCACTGCCGTGACGATCCTATCCGGCGCTGTGGCCGAACGGATGCGATTCACCAGTTATGCCGTGACCGCGCTAATTATTTCGATGGTGATCTACCCGGTATTTGGCCATTGGGCCTGGGGGGGAATCATCGAGCAAAATCCCACTGGCTGGTTAGCCCAATTAGGCTTTGTCGACTTTGCGGGATCAACGGTTGTGCATAGTGTCGGGGGGTGGGTCGCCCTCGCGACGGTCCTGATTATTGGCCCCCGGATCGGCCGCTTCTCACGCAAACGCCGTGGTCAAGATATTCAGGGTTCGAATATTCCCCTCGCCTTACTCGGTTGTCTCACCCTTTGGTTTGGCTGGTTTGGGTTCAACGGGGGCAGTACGCTGGCCTTAAACACCCAGGTTCCCGGCATCATTGCCAATACGCTATTAGCGGGTGCCGCAGGTCTAATGATGGCTCTGGTGCTCAGTTGGCTCACCAAAGTTATCGTCCGGACTGAGAATCTCATCAATGGCACCCTGGCCGGATTAGTCGCCATCACAGCTAGCTGCCATGCGGTAACGGCAGTTTCTGCCGTCGTGATTGGGGCGATCGGTACAGTTGCAATGTGGGGCACCCAACATTGGCTACAGCGAGCCAAAATTGATGATGCCGTCGGGGCAATCCCAGTGCATTTGGCCGCTGGTGCCTGGGGCACGATCGCCGTTGCCCTCTTTGGCGATCTCAGCATCTTGGCCACGGGGCTCGATCGCGCCCATCAAATGCGAATTCAAATATTAGGCGTCGTCGTCTGCGGAATTTGGGCTTTTTCGAGTGCTTACTTACTGCTACAACTGCTCAACCGGCTCACGGCGCTGCGGGTCAGTCGCCGACAAGAGTATATGGGCCTGAATATTGCAGAGCACGGGGCTGAGAACGAACTTTTCCGGCTATACAGCACAATGCAAAGCCATGTCAAAACCGGTGATCTCAGTCGGCGGGCACGCGTTGATGCTTTTAGTGAAGTTGGACAAATCGCCACGTGGTATAACCGCGTGATGGATTCTCTTGAAAATGCCATTACAACGACCCAAACGGCGGCAGACGGGTTGATTACGATTTCGAGTCAGACATATCAAATCACCACCGCCAATATCGCCTGCCAAAATATGTTTGGGATGAGCAATCAGGAATTGGTCGGCCAATCCGTCATGTTGCTGTTTGATTCAGCGACTAAACGATTTTGCATCACCGATCTGCTGAATGAATTGCAACAAAATCCGGCCAACGGCATGTGCCAAGAAATCATCGGACGGCGACAGGATGGTTCAAGATTTCCCTTAGAAATTACCGTGGGTGAAGCGAAAACGAGCGATCGCAGCTTCTACACCTGGATTCTACGAGACATTACCGAACGCAAAGCGAACGAAGCCGCACTCAAGGCATCGGAAGCCAATGCCCGTGCAAAATCCCAGGAACTCGCTCAAGTCCTCAGCGACTTAAAACAAACCCAGGCCAAACTGATTCATAGCGAAAAGATGTCGGGCTTAGGCCAGATGGTTGCCGGTGTAGCCCACGAAATTAATAACCCCGCGAACTTTATCCACAGTAATATTCCCCATCTGACTTCCTACACTGAGGGATTGATTCAAATTATTGATGAGTATAAGCAGCAGTATCCCGAGACGAACTCCCAAATTACCGCAGTTGAAGAGGAGGTTGACTACAACTTCATCCAAGCCGATCTCAAAGAAGTGCTTAAATCAATGCGCAATGGCAGCAATCGAATTCGTGGCATTGTCAAATCCCTGCGAAATTTTTCGCACTTAGATGAAGCTGGACGTAAAAAGTCGGATATTCACGAAGGCATCGAGAGTACCCTGCTTGTATTACAACATCGTCTTATCAGCAAAAAACAACAGATTGAGATTGTCAAGGTATATGGGGATATTCCATTCGTAACTTGCCACATGAAGCAAATCAACCAAGCCATCATGAATGTATTGAACAACGCAATTGACTCACTCGATTCACATTTTGCAAACAGCAAAATCGAAATTCAAGCACAGGGGAAATCACTCAATTCAACACTCGTCAAAACATCCTTTGCACCCCGCATCTACATTCAGACACAGCAACTTGATGCTGAGCATGTCAGCATTAGTATTCGCGATAATGGTAGTGGCCTTGAGCATGAGCGTCAAAGCCAAATATTCGACCCCTTCTACACCACTAAATCAGTCGGTCAAGGCACGGGCCTTGGCCTCACGATTAGTCATCAAATTATCGTTGACCAACATCAAGGGCAAATCACTTGCAATTCAACCCCAGATAATGGCGCAGAGTTCGTCATCATATTACCGATCGCCTAAACCTCGTTTGGTCTGTTGGGGCTAATGGCGCTAGCGGAACAGATTAAATAGCAAGCCAAATGGCCCTAATGCCTGTGATGCAACATCCAGGAAATTGCGGCCACCATCCTTTGGCACCAGCAAAACATCCCCATCTTGCACTTGGTAGGTATCTGTTAGATTTTTCAGATCAACTTCTTGACGATCGAGTTGTCCCTGAGGATTCATCCGAACAAACACCACCTTATCTAACCGCCCTTTATCCGTCGGACCACCGGCAATCGCCACCGCACTAGAGAGGGTGCCATCCGGTGCCACTTCGACCTCACCCGGTCGCTTCACTTCACCCACGACCCGAACTCGCACAGTCCTCGGTGAGAAATTCGCGCGGGCGACTAAGCGCCGATCAACATCACTCTCTCCCGATGTTGTGGGAATATAAATCGCATCACCATCCATCAAAATTGGATCGGTGTTGAGCTGTGGTGATCGGAGTGCTTCCCAAAGATTAATCGTCTGTTCCGAAATCGTGCCATTGGATTGGGCGCGCCGTAAGGTCACACGCCGAATATCCGCTTTACGCGTAATTCCACCGGCTAACAACAGTGCTTCACTAAGCGTCGGCACCGAGAACTGATTACTCGCTGTCCGAACTTCCTCCGATTTCAGTCCCGATAGACGAATCGGACCGGGACGCAACACTTCGCCGGCAATATTAATGCGCAACGATCGCAGTTGCTTGACGCCAACGGTCACGACTGGTTGTTTTAACCAACGCTGCAGTCGTTGCGTGATTACTTGCTGCAGTTGAGCGGCGGTCTGTCGCTCAGCTGATACACGTCCCAGCAATGGCAAAGTAATTGCGCCATCCGGCAGAATCATCTGCTCACCCGTAAACTCCGGATGATCGTAAACCGTAATTGCCACCACATCACCCGGGCCTAAGGTATAGGTGAGTTCTGATAATTGCCGATCGGGTTGAAGACTTGAGCCAGTCGCAACTTTCAAAGCAGTTGGGGGAATCGAACGCTGGGGTAAGTAGCCCGGTGGCAACGGCGTACTAAAAGCCGCAACATCGGTTTCGACTGGTTTTGCCATCGCCGACAGCGGCGCTAGTAGTAACGGCAAAAAACTGATCAATAGACAGTGACGATAAAACATAACGATTAGCTGCGGCAGTGCCACGCAAATATTTCAGGAAATCTCAAGCAAACGTCAATCACTATTCAAGCCAAGAATTGACTCAACGCTTTAGCGCTTCAGTTTTTTGGCACCCATCAGCGATCGCAAAACCGTTTCGGCCTGACTCGGCGCTGGTACGGAATCGGGTAACTGTTCATCCAGATGCGGCTTCAAAGCTGTATGAGGTTGTTGGTAGCGATCGATATAGTAGTAACCGCCGTAGGTCATTTTCGTCTTCACCCCATTAAAGGCAACACCGAGGACCGTTTCACCAGAATGCGTAAGCGCCGATTGGGCTGCGGCTAGGGCCTTGGTATTGACAGTTCCAGGACGAACCACCAGCATGACCCCATCGGATAATTGCCCTGTAAGTAAGCCATCCGCCACAACACTAACTGGCGGAGTGTCAATAATCACGAAATCAAAGGCATCTGACACAACCGCAATCAAATCCCTCATACCCTGAGAATTCAACAAGGCAGTCGGATTCGGCGGAATCGTCCCCGCCGTCAACACATGCAGATTACTCATCACCTTCGTGCTACAAGCCATGACATCAGCTTGGCCCACTAAAACGTCACTCAACCCCTTCAAGTTATGTAATTCCCAGGCCGTATGTTGCGTCGGACATCGCATATCGGCATCAATCAACAGCACTCGCTTACCCATTTGGGCCGTCGCGATCGCCAGATTCGCCGCCACGAAAGATTTACCCTCATTCGGCAGGGAACTTGTAATCGTAATCACCTTCAACGCCTTATCGGTCAAGGTAAAGCCAAGATTCGTCTGCAACATCTCAAACGCGACATTGGCTGGCGAGTAGGTCGCCTCGCGCAATGGTAAAGCCAATGTAGATGTGGTGGGCATCGTCAACGTCGGAATTTGTCCCAGCACCGGATAATCAACAATCCGCTTCGCTTCCTCGAGGTCTTTCACCGTATTATCTAAAGACTCTAGTAACCAAATCATGGCCGCCGACAAGGCCACCGCAATAAATCCACCGAGCAATAAGTTTAAGGCAAGCTTTGGCGAAACAGACTTCTTCGGAATATTAGCATTAGCGACGATTTGCACATTCCCAATATTCTGATTTTCAATAATTTGGACTTCTTGCAGGCGCTTGAGTAACTCCTCATAGGTTGAACGCGCAACGTGCAAACGACGTTCTAACTCACGCTGATTTTGCTCTAGCTGTGGTAGCACATTCGCTCGCTGTTGTGACTGTCCCATCGCACTCGTCAGCACGGACAAACGATTGCGTAAACCTAATCTTTCAGCTTCCAGATTAACTAAATCAGCCGTGATTGACTGCTCTAGCTTACTAATATTCAATTTGCCATCCACATCAGTCTGAGGCGATCCAATCACCTGATTCACCCGCAATCTGAGTTGCGACTTTAAGGCTGCGGCCTTCCGCTGTAATTTCTGTACTGCAGGATGCTCATCTTGATATCGAGTCTGCTGCACCACCAAGTTGTCCTGCACTTGCCGATACTCACGCAGCGACTGTTGCACGGCTTCGGATTGACTCAGGGCAGTTAAAGCAATGCCAGTTTGCGCATTTACGCCAAGCCGTGATCCCAGCACCGACATCTTTGAAGTCACAGAGGCTAATTCGGTGCGGGTTGCGGTCAAACGATCCGTGAGTTGGTTCAAACCACTGACCACAATCTTGGCTTCTTCATCCAAGGCAACGATTTGGTTCTCTTCTTTAAATTGTCGTAGAGACTGCTCGGCGACCAACACACGGGTCTCAACTTCCGGTAGCTGCTTTGTGATAAATTTACGCGCAGCCACAGCCTCAGCACGGTTTGTTCGCTTATGGTGATCCAGATAATTACTAATCAACTGATTGACCACCGTCGCTGCTTCCTGGGGATCAGTACTGCGATACGATACGGCTAAAATATCGGTGCCACGCACAACTTTAATTTGCAACCGTTTGAGTAAGTCCTCCGGCTCCAAATCTTCTTCGGTTTTATCTTTGAGCTGGAGCTGCTGAATTGTTTTCTGCAGTAAAGGTTCCGATTTGATAATTTCTGATTCGGTTTGTAAGGGGTTACTTGAGTTGGTCAAACCACTTAATCCCCCGAATTCCTGTGACAAACCGGCCAGGGAAGAAGCTCGATCATCCTTATCAAACCGCAACTTTCCCTGGGATTGATAAATTGGTTTTTGTACGCTAGTGATTAAAAAAGTCGCACCTAATACTGCACCAAACACCAGGCTTGCTGGCAGCCAACGCCGCCTGATTGATTGACTGACCTGCTGGAGGTCAACATAGTCCTGGCTGGTAGATGATGATTGCATGGGGACAGTTCAGATTTTGAGGAACGGTATAGCGATTTAGCAACCAGCCACCCCTGAGTGGCCGTGCCTAAATCCTGAAGTGACAAAGATCGACTTAAGCAATACTTAAAATCAAGGACACACCAGATAAGCGTAGTCATACCAGATAGCACAAACGAAAAATTATCGTCACAGCCTAGACAAACTGCGTAAATGTACGAGGAGGTGACCCTGCACAGTTTCATTGAATTACAGCGTTTCAGCATCCGTAATTTTTCTGAGGGATCAGCTATGCTCAAAAAACAAACGTATTTCCTTCCGTAAAACCGCTAAACCCGCAAATTCGAACTCCCACTAAACTTGTCAGCGTCATCGCTCGGTCAAATCACCCCAAAAAGTTGCCTAAGGTCAGTAAATCTCAATTTAAATCGCAACTTAAATTGAGGTTTCAATATCACTCTCGGGAACTGTAAGAATACTCAAGCAATTTCAGTTTCTACGGAAATTCACTGAGTCCAAATACCTCATCCCGAGTTTGGCCATGAAACTAGTCAGCATTTTTCTGATTTGACTGTGCGAATGTAGAAATCTAGGGAAGAGTATGTTTCTGAAGATCATCAGACCACAGTTCGATCGTGATTATCGCGTTCGAACGATGGTTCACCGTCATCTACTTACTGATCAGTTTCCACAATGGCTGAGGCTATATCCGAACCGAATCCAGAAGCGCATTCGTTCACATAATAATTTCCAGGGGGGCTATGCCGTATGATGTCATCGACTAATTGGCAACAGCACCGTCCCTGGATTGACTGGCTACTTCAACCCTCACGTCTCTCAGTAGTGAGACTTAGCAGTGACCTTTGTGGCGCTTTAGTCTGTTTCGGGCTATTCCCATTAGCGGCAGCAAATCAACTTGGCTTAAAGACAGTTTGGGTTAGCGCTGGATGTCTCCTGGCGGCTTGGTTATGGTTATCACGATTATTGATTCAGATGTGGCGACATCATCATGAACGCCAAAGCCAATGGTTGTTGTTATCTAACCCAGAAGCAACATCTGGGTTTAGCCAGCAGTTTCGACAGTTACTTCCCCACGGGGAGTTAGTTGCCTTAACGCAGTCCCAAACAACCAAGGAGCAGATAGCGACAAACCCAGAAACAAGTGATCCGATCCATCAAGCTGGCCCGATTCACAATCTGTTGAATCTTCAACAGCGACCTTGGTCCGGCATCATCCTTGACCCGCAGCTAGAACTCGCTGAGACACATCAGGAATGCCTCATGGAAATGCGATTAAGCGGCATCCCCGTATATCGCTTCTCGGAATTCTATGAGACTTTCTGGAGCAAGCTGCCATCACGGGTTCTCTGGCGCAACTGGTTTACCCTCAGTGATGGGTTCCAACTCCAGCGGAGCAATCCGCTCTGGTGGGTCAAACGGATGAG from Romeriopsis navalis LEGE 11480 encodes the following:
- a CDS encoding exopolysaccharide biosynthesis polyprenyl glycosylphosphotransferase, which translates into the protein MMSSTNWQQHRPWIDWLLQPSRLSVVRLSSDLCGALVCFGLFPLAAANQLGLKTVWVSAGCLLAAWLWLSRLLIQMWRHHHERQSQWLLLSNPEATSGFSQQFRQLLPHGELVALTQSQTTKEQIATNPETSDPIHQAGPIHNLLNLQQRPWSGIILDPQLELAETHQECLMEMRLSGIPVYRFSEFYETFWSKLPSRVLWRNWFTLSDGFQLQRSNPLWWVKRMSDVVVAVMLSVLLAPLMLLATIAIKLNSPGPIFYSQIRTGLNQQPFRVYKFRSMYQDAESRGAQWAKKRDPRITPVGNFLRMTRIDELPQIWNVLRGDMSLIGPRPERPEFDEKLAAVIPYYYLRYRVKPGITGWAQVMYPYGASVEDAYEKLSYDLYYMKNYSLGLELQIFLKTIKVVVLGKGR
- a CDS encoding GumC family protein, producing the protein MQSSSTSQDYVDLQQVSQSIRRRWLPASLVFGAVLGATFLITSVQKPIYQSQGKLRFDKDDRASSLAGLSQEFGGLSGLTNSSNPLQTESEIIKSEPLLQKTIQQLQLKDKTEEDLEPEDLLKRLQIKVVRGTDILAVSYRSTDPQEAATVVNQLISNYLDHHKRTNRAEAVAARKFITKQLPEVETRVLVAEQSLRQFKEENQIVALDEEAKIVVSGLNQLTDRLTATRTELASVTSKMSVLGSRLGVNAQTGIALTALSQSEAVQQSLREYRQVQDNLVVQQTRYQDEHPAVQKLQRKAAALKSQLRLRVNQVIGSPQTDVDGKLNISKLEQSITADLVNLEAERLGLRNRLSVLTSAMGQSQQRANVLPQLEQNQRELERRLHVARSTYEELLKRLQEVQIIENQNIGNVQIVANANIPKKSVSPKLALNLLLGGFIAVALSAAMIWLLESLDNTVKDLEEAKRIVDYPVLGQIPTLTMPTTSTLALPLREATYSPANVAFEMLQTNLGFTLTDKALKVITITSSLPNEGKSFVAANLAIATAQMGKRVLLIDADMRCPTQHTAWELHNLKGLSDVLVGQADVMACSTKVMSNLHVLTAGTIPPNPTALLNSQGMRDLIAVVSDAFDFVIIDTPPVSVVADGLLTGQLSDGVMLVVRPGTVNTKALAAAQSALTHSGETVLGVAFNGVKTKMTYGGYYYIDRYQQPHTALKPHLDEQLPDSVPAPSQAETVLRSLMGAKKLKR
- the amt gene encoding ammonium transporter — encoded protein: MSSTPLDLLWVSLCACLVFLMQAGFLCLESGLTRTKNNINVALKNLTDFGISVLIFWACGYGFMFGDSWHGWLGTNHFFFEVGQGIAPQITSFFFQAMFCGTAVTILSGAVAERMRFTSYAVTALIISMVIYPVFGHWAWGGIIEQNPTGWLAQLGFVDFAGSTVVHSVGGWVALATVLIIGPRIGRFSRKRRGQDIQGSNIPLALLGCLTLWFGWFGFNGGSTLALNTQVPGIIANTLLAGAAGLMMALVLSWLTKVIVRTENLINGTLAGLVAITASCHAVTAVSAVVIGAIGTVAMWGTQHWLQRAKIDDAVGAIPVHLAAGAWGTIAVALFGDLSILATGLDRAHQMRIQILGVVVCGIWAFSSAYLLLQLLNRLTALRVSRRQEYMGLNIAEHGAENELFRLYSTMQSHVKTGDLSRRARVDAFSEVGQIATWYNRVMDSLENAITTTQTAADGLITISSQTYQITTANIACQNMFGMSNQELVGQSVMLLFDSATKRFCITDLLNELQQNPANGMCQEIIGRRQDGSRFPLEITVGEAKTSDRSFYTWILRDITERKANEAALKASEANARAKSQELAQVLSDLKQTQAKLIHSEKMSGLGQMVAGVAHEINNPANFIHSNIPHLTSYTEGLIQIIDEYKQQYPETNSQITAVEEEVDYNFIQADLKEVLKSMRNGSNRIRGIVKSLRNFSHLDEAGRKKSDIHEGIESTLLVLQHRLISKKQQIEIVKVYGDIPFVTCHMKQINQAIMNVLNNAIDSLDSHFANSKIEIQAQGKSLNSTLVKTSFAPRIYIQTQQLDAEHVSISIRDNGSGLEHERQSQIFDPFYTTKSVGQGTGLGLTISHQIIVDQHQGQITCNSTPDNGAEFVIILPIA
- a CDS encoding polysaccharide biosynthesis/export family protein encodes the protein MFYRHCLLISFLPLLLAPLSAMAKPVETDVAAFSTPLPPGYLPQRSIPPTALKVATGSSLQPDRQLSELTYTLGPGDVVAITVYDHPEFTGEQMILPDGAITLPLLGRVSAERQTAAQLQQVITQRLQRWLKQPVVTVGVKQLRSLRINIAGEVLRPGPIRLSGLKSEEVRTASNQFSVPTLSEALLLAGGITRKADIRRVTLRRAQSNGTISEQTINLWEALRSPQLNTDPILMDGDAIYIPTTSGESDVDRRLVARANFSPRTVRVRVVGEVKRPGEVEVAPDGTLSSAVAIAGGPTDKGRLDKVVFVRMNPQGQLDRQEVDLKNLTDTYQVQDGDVLLVPKDGGRNFLDVASQALGPFGLLFNLFR